The DNA region CTGCTGTGGGGGCGGTGTCGTCAGTGTCGCGCGCCGATCAGTTGGCGCTACCCGTTGGTGGAACTCTTGACCGCCGCAGCTGCATTGGCCGTGTTCTTCAAGTTTCCTGAACCGCTCCCGTGGGCGATCTGGTTCTTTCTGTTCATTGCGCCGCTGATCGCGATCACATTCATCGACTTGGAACACTTGATCATCCCGGACGCGTTTTCGCTCTCAGGGATCATCCTCGGACTGGCGGCGCGTCCGATCTTGGCGGTGGAAGGCCAGCGCCTCGATGCACTGCTCGACGGCCTGATCGGCGTAGTGGTGGGCGGCGGATTCCTCTGGCTCGTGGCCGCGGTCTACGAGCGGTTGCGCAAACAGGAAGGCTTGGGCGGCGGCGACGTCAAATTGATCGCGATGCTCGGCGCGTTCCTCGGCTGGAAGGCAGTGCTGTTTATCTTGTTAATGAGCTCGTTGCTCGGTTCGCTGGTCGGCGTGGTCGTGATCGCGATCTTACGCAAGGGCCTGCGCTTCGCGATCCCCTTCGGCCCCTTCCTCGCCGTGGCCGGAATCCTCTACCTCTTCTTCGGCGAGACCTTAGTGACGTGGTATCTGAGCTTCTATGTTTAGGGCGTGTTTGCAAAATCGCCTTTAGTGTCCAGTTCCCGGGAGGGGCGCGAGGGGAACCTGCGGGCCGTTCGCCTCGCGTTACGGCGCTCGGCTCACTGAGACCTCGCTCGGTCGAGCTTCAACCCCATAGTGCTCTGTCAAAGAACGGAAACGCGTTGCGTTTCCGACATGACTGCCGCGGACCATGCCATCGCTCCGCGATGGCGTCCTTACCCGCTCAGACTCGCCCGCAGGCCCCCCTCGCGCCCCTCCCGGAACCGTGTTCCCCTCTGGATGTTCGATTGCGCGTGGTTGTCCATTTGATGAACAACGACGGGGAGACTGCCCGTGTTCTCGCCGGGCGGAGGCGCCAGGGGTCCCCAGGGGCTCCCGGAGCCGTTTTCTCCTTGCGTTATCTCATGACAAAAACGGTGAGGGCGAGCGCGCGGCCGCTCGATGCGGCCGCGATAGCGTACCCTGGGGATCCCTGGCGCCTCCGTCCGGCCCCCGGAACAAGCACTGACTACTGGAACGTGGAGTGCGCCCCAGAACCCGCACTCCTTCAGCACTATTGCAAACCCTCCTTTATCTAATGATAGACCGAGTTGTTCACATGGCTGATAATTACGCATAATATATATATAATTAAATTTCATTTCATAACCTCTTAGCTGCCATTTAGACAAAAATTTCACTTCTCTGAGCTTGACGGTGGATAACAATTCGCCCATAATGACACCTATGTCCGGTGCAGGTCAGTTCCCTAACAATCTCA from Deltaproteobacteria bacterium includes:
- a CDS encoding prepilin peptidase → MDTTPLWFPYLLVGLFGLCIGSFLNVCIVRIPHDQSIHRPRSHCPQCRAPIRWFDNIPVFSFLLLWGRCRQCRAPISWRYPLVELLTAAAALAVFFKFPEPLPWAIWFFLFIAPLIAITFIDLEHLIIPDAFSLSGIILGLAARPILAVEGQRLDALLDGLIGVVVGGGFLWLVAAVYERLRKQEGLGGGDVKLIAMLGAFLGWKAVLFILLMSSLLGSLVGVVVIAILRKGLRFAIPFGPFLAVAGILYLFFGETLVTWYLSFYV